A single Mixta calida DNA region contains:
- a CDS encoding winged helix-turn-helix transcriptional regulator — protein sequence MEKNHLAFTDASPLRGELLNPDCPSRELLKRITSRWTMLVMLALRDQTLRFSEIRRAIGGVSERMLAQTLRYMEEDGLLVRKAYDVVPPHVEYRLTPLGREASEHVLALTDWLEHRFPAIQQQRQKPERRT from the coding sequence ATGGAAAAAAATCACTTAGCCTTTACCGACGCGTCTCCGCTACGCGGCGAGCTGCTGAATCCTGACTGCCCTTCGCGCGAATTGCTGAAACGCATTACCAGCCGCTGGACGATGCTGGTGATGCTGGCGCTGCGCGATCAAACGCTGCGCTTTAGCGAGATTCGCCGCGCCATCGGCGGCGTCAGCGAACGGATGCTGGCGCAGACGCTGCGTTATATGGAGGAGGATGGCCTGCTGGTGAGAAAAGCGTATGACGTGGTGCCGCCGCATGTGGAATACCGCCTGACCCCGCTGGGCCGCGAGGCGAGCGAGCATGTGCTGGCGCTAACCGACTGGCTGGAACATCGCTTTCCGGCTATTCAGCAGCAGCGGCAAAAACCAGAACGGCGCACATAA
- a CDS encoding GlsB/YeaQ/YmgE family stress response membrane protein has translation MGILSWIIFGLIAGIIAKWIMPGKDGGGFIITIILGIIGAVVGGWISTLFGFGKVDGFNFGSFVVAVIGAIVVLFIYRKVRH, from the coding sequence ATGGGAATTCTGTCATGGATCATTTTTGGTTTAATCGCCGGTATCATCGCTAAATGGATCATGCCTGGTAAAGATGGTGGTGGTTTCATTATCACGATTATCCTCGGCATTATCGGTGCGGTCGTCGGCGGCTGGATCAGTACGCTGTTCGGCTTTGGCAAAGTTGACGGCTTTAACTTCGGCAGCTTTGTGGTCGCGGTTATCGGCGCCATTGTGGTGCTGTTTATCTACCGTAAAGTGCGTCACTGA
- a CDS encoding glycine zipper domain-containing protein, producing MFSKKDTRDSLEYAQDRTREAGSGLCCGMNNATHQACSYVRSNPWAGVGAGAVVGFIVGMLISRK from the coding sequence ATGTTTTCGAAAAAAGATACGCGCGACAGCCTCGAATATGCGCAAGATCGCACCCGTGAAGCAGGTAGCGGTCTCTGCTGTGGAATGAACAACGCAACGCATCAGGCGTGTTCGTATGTGAGAAGTAACCCCTGGGCAGGCGTTGGCGCCGGCGCCGTAGTGGGATTTATCGTTGGTATGTTAATTAGCCGTAAATAA